The following coding sequences lie in one Panicum virgatum strain AP13 chromosome 6N, P.virgatum_v5, whole genome shotgun sequence genomic window:
- the LOC120678126 gene encoding uncharacterized protein LOC120678126: MALVPSIMPLSGDVSYLRWKESMLLLLNTAGVAHVLSEDPPPPGASPEAARKWARDDAVCRGHILAALSDAVFPNYVRHGTGRAAWRAVARTYDVGAPSVSWRRFTEFEFRLDGGGGAPSFLEQLAHAEALGVAGQPSRRDLVDQALGQKLQPDVASRAAVVLGDGSVSVSVDKAWEVARIRERNRISEEDELNVQAAMAEDEEKGWVAGTSGYGSRNSRA, translated from the coding sequence ATGGCGTTGGTCCCCAGCATCATGCCGCTGAGCGGCGACGTCAGCTACCTCCGGTGGAAGGAGTCGATGCTCCTGCTCCTCAACACCGCCGGCGTCGCCCACGTGCTCTCCgaggacccgccgccgccgggcgcctctcccgaggcggccAGGAAATGGGCGCGCGACGACGCGGTGTGCCGCGGCCACATCCTCGCGGCGCTCTCCGACGCCGTCTTCCCCAACTACGTCCGCCACGGCACGGgcagggcggcgtggcgggccgTGGCGCGCACCTACGACGTCGGTGCGCCCTCCGTGTCGTGGCGCAGGTTCACCGAGTTCGAGTTcaggctcgacggcggcggcggagccccgTCGTTCCTGGAGCAGCTCGCGCACGCGGAGGCGCTGGGCGTCGCCGGGCAGCCGTCGCGCCGCGACCTCGTGGACCAGGCGCTGGGCCAGAAGCTCCAGCCGGACgtggcgagccgcgccgcggtGGTCCTGGGCGACGGGAGCGTAAGCGTGAGCGTGGACAAGGCCTGGGAGGTCGCTCGGATCCGGGAGAGGAACCGCAtttccgaggaggacgagctcaaCGTGCAGGCGGCGATGGCGGAGGATGAAGAGAAGGGCTGGGTCGCAGGTACATCAGGGTACGGTTCCAGGAACAGCAGGGCCTGA